From a single Myotis daubentonii chromosome 5, mMyoDau2.1, whole genome shotgun sequence genomic region:
- the LOC132234263 gene encoding mitochondrial import inner membrane translocase subunit TIM16 codes for MAKYLAQIIVMGAQVVGRAFARALRQEFAASRAAADARGRAGHQSAAASNLSGLSLQEAQQILNVSKLNPEEIQKKYEHLFKVNDKSVGGSFYLQSKVVRAKERLEEELRIQAQEDREKEKRPQT; via the coding sequence ATGGCCAAGTACCTGGCCCAGATCATTGTGATGGGGGCGCAGGTGGTGGGCAGAGCCTTTGCCCGGGCCCTGCGGCAGGAATTTGCAGCCAGCCGGGCAGCAGCTGATGCCCGGGGACGTGCCGGACACCAGTCTGCGGCCGCCTCTAACCTCTCCGGCCTCAGCCTCCAGGAGGCACAGCAGATTCTCAATGTCTCCAAACTGAACCCCGAGGAGATCCAGAAGAAGTACGAACACCTATTCAAGGTGAATGATAAATCTGTGGGCGGCTCCTTCTACCTGCAGTCAAAGGTGGTCCGAGCGAAGGAGCGCCTTGAGGAGGAGCTCCGAATCCAGGCTcaggaggacagagagaaagagaagaggccACAAACGTGA